The window GGACCGCCGATTCTCAGCCGCTCGTTGCCCACGTCAGCATCGCTTGCCAGTGGGCCGGCGAGGGCGTGTGGGCTGCGTCCTCGCTGATCCGAACCATGGCGTTGGGTATCCGTGCGGCGATCAGCGGTGCGTCGGGGACGGCTCGGCCGGGGTCGTGTCGGCCAGCCCAGATGAGGACGCGGCAGGGGACGTCGCGCAGGCGGAACCCCCATGGGCGGATGTCGGTGGCGAGCCAGTCGCTGGCCAGCCCGGCCGCGCCTTGGCGGGCACCTTCGCGGTTGGACTCCTCGTAGGGCTGCATCCAGGGGTCCTGGCCCGCGGCAAGCAGTTGCCGATGCTGTTTGAGCGGATCCTCGGCATACCATGCGGCGGCGCGGGTCACGTAGCGGGGCCCGAACCCCGGAACGGTCCGCAAGGCCCACGCCTGAAACCGCTGCCAGCCACCCACCGTGCGCAGCTCTCGGTAGGGGCCGGTGAAGCCTGCGGCGACCACCCCGGTCAGTCGATGCGGGAACCTGGCCCCACAGGCCACGGCGTACGGCGCGCCGCCAGAGAACCCGATCAGCCCGAAGCGCTCGATCCGCAGAGAGCTCATCAGTGCACCGACGTCGTCAGCGACCCCGAGGAGCGTCGGCTGTCGGACAGGTGTGGACCGACCGTACCCGGGCCGGTCCACGGTGATCAGGCGGACACCCGCCAACGCCGTGTCGTCCGGGCGGCTGATCCGCGAGCCCGGCGTGCCGTGCAGGAACACCACCGGCGGCCCGTCCGGATCGCCGTACTCCGCCCAGCCCAGGACCCGGCCGTCCGGCAGCGTGAAATCCATATCGCCCCTCCGCTAGACGCCCGACGCGACACCCAGCACAGCGCGTGGAAACAGTCGCCGTATTGTGCAGCGGGGCAAATGTCGAAGCGTAATCACATGCCGCGATCAGCGCACTGAGGTATCGCAAATCGGTCTGCGGACGTCTATCGCACATCGGTCGGCGGAGGGCAATAGCGCGTGCTACCGCGCCCGCACCGGCTAGAGACCGGCGACCGGGACCAGGCTGTGACGACCGCCAGGGTGGTTGGCCGCCGTCGAGCTTCTGGTGATCCGCTGCCGCACCGGCTACGCCGGCTGCCCTCGGTCCCCCGAGTCACCCACACCGGCCTTCGGCGTTCCAAGGCCAATGATCTCGCCGCGTGCCATCAGCCCCGCGCATTCTCAGCCGGCCGGCGACCTCCGGTCGACATCGGACGGTCCACGACGGCTCGGCGAGGAGACCCGCTAGCTCCTACCGCCGGGGTCCTCGATACTCACAGCGTGATCGACAAAGACTCTCACGCCCCATGGTTGCCTCGCGTTCCTCACCCGGCTGACAGCCCGGCGCTGCCCATCTACATGGTCATCTTCTTCTTCCTGGGTCTCGCCGGATTTGCCGTACACGGACTATCTGACGGAAGGGAAGCACTCGTCATTGCGAGCATCGTCTCGGGGGTGTTCTTCACGTGCTTCCTGATCCTGTTCGCGATCTACTGGACCGGTTACCTGCTGAAGGGACACGCCAACTGGCAAGCCGAGCGCCAGGCTGATTCCGACGGGCCATCCACGGGCCAGTAACCAGAGGGTTGGCCGGTCAGGTGGGCACGAAACGCAACCAAGCGGCCACCGGACACAGGCGTTTCGCGCTCCACGGCCGGTGGTGCGGCTCCTTCACGCGGACGGCGCGGTCACCGCTCACCGCCGGGCGAAGAGGGGAAACCCGCCGGGTGCGACTGAACCGGAGCAGCGCGCCGCCGAGAAACAAGAGTCCCAGCCCAGGCCGGCCGCCGCGGTATCAGAGCCGCTTGAACGTCTGCGGCGACCGAGCCGGCACTGGCTACTTCCGGCGTGTGGGCCAAGCTGCCCAAGCCGCAGCGACGGCACAGAGCATCAGGCAGACGAGGAGGCAACTCAGCGCGCCGCAGAGCACCGCGCCGAGGGCTCCCAGACTCTCCACGGACATGATCGTTCCATGCTGAGGCCTTGACCAGGAGGGGAGCCCTCGACCAACGTTCTCGTTGCCCTCGGGCACGGGCCCGCTGTCGTACCGTGTGCCGGTGAACAGCCAGGATCGCAGTACCTACCTGGCCGCCGCCGCGGCCAACCTGACCTTCAACTCGCCGCTCGGCGAGGAGCGGGTGGCGGACCTGGTCCGGCGACTGACCCCCACCGGGCCGGGCTGGCGGGCCCTGGACCTGGGCTGCGGCAACGGCGAGCTGCTCCTGCGGCTGTGCGAGGCCCACGGCATCGCCGGCGACGGGGTGGAACGCCACGCCATCGACTGTGAACGGGCCCGGCTGCGCGCGACGGAACGGGGAGCCGCCGAGCGGGTCACCTTCCACGGCGCGGACGCGGCCACCTGGGACCGGCCCGCCCACCTCGTCGTCAACGTCGGGGCCGGCCAGATCTGGGGCGACGCCGCGCGAGCCCTCGCCGCGCTGCACCGGCTCACGCTGCCCGGCGGCAGGCTGCTGTTCGCTGACGGCTTCTACCAGGCCAGCCCCGGTGTGCAGGTCCGCGAGATCTTCGGCGACATGCCCGACCTGGCTGGCCTGGCCCAGCTCGCCGTGGACGCCGGGTTCCGACCGCTGCACGTCGCCGTGTCCACCCTCGCCGAGTGGGACGACTTCGAGTCCGACTGGCGTGCGGGCATCGAGCGCCTCGGCACGCCGGAGGCGCGTGCGTTCGCCGACGAGCGGCGCGTCGAGTACCTCACCGGCTACCGCGACGTCGTCGGCTTCGGCTGGCTGATCCTGACACCGGCCTGACCGCCTGACCGCCGGCCCGCCGGACCGCTGCGCAGCGTGGATGTTCCCCGGGCGTGGGGCGGCGTCCGGGCTGAAGTCGTACCGGCCAGCCCGACGACGGGGCCCGGGCAGGTAGAGCCGCTGATGGACGGTTCCGGCGAAGCCCAGGTCCGGAGCGGCCGCTGGCTCAGGGTCTCCGTTCGTCGCCGGGCGCCGGGCGCGTGGCGAGGCGGTGCAGCCAGGCAAGGTCGGCGCGGTCCACGTCGCGCGGTTCGTAGCCGCTGTGGAACAGCAGCTGCTGGGTGACCGAGATGCAGTCGACCCGGCGACCGGCGATGGTGCCGGTGGTGAAGCAGCCCTTCGGCCAGCGGAAGGTGCCGCCGTCGAGGCTGGCCTGGTGGCCGTCGCCGGCCTCGTCGAACGCCAGCGGATGCAGGTCGACCCGCCCCCGCCCGTCGGCGACGACCTCGACGCGGACCGGCCGCCAGTCGGTCTCGACGACGTAGCCGAGCCGGCCGAGGGCGTTCAACGCCGCGGCCTCCTGCTCCGCGGCGACGGCCAGGTCCAGGTCGCGGTGCGCACGGGTCTGGTGTCCGACGAGCGCGTCGACGCCCCAGCCGCCGCCGATCCAGGCCCGGCACCCGGCGGCGGTGAGAGCGGCCAGGACGGCGTGGACCTCGTCGGCGTCCATGTCGGCGGTCACGACCACCGTTCTAGCCCCTGCGGGCAGGACTCAGCCACCGAAATCCACCGCCCGGGCCGGACGGCGGCGAGATCGCCGCGTTCACACCGAGCATCGACGGCGTCCAGGCGCGGTGCCGCGGCACGACGAGCGGTCCGAGGCCCCGTAGGCCCGGGGCGTCGCGGGCGGGCCAGGATTGGTCGTACGGGCCGCCTACGCTTTCGCCGTGATTTCGGACCTCTCCCGGTTGCTGAGTTCGCTACCGCCCGCGACGCTGCCGCCCGGCCGCACCGTCGAGCCGGAGGACGGTGGACCGCCGCCGTACTGGCTGAGCGACGCCCCGGTCGATCCGGGACTGTGGGCGCGGATGCGGTCGCGGCATCCGGAGTCCGGGCTGTGGCCGCTGCTGCTGAGCGGGCTGTCGAGTGACGAGAGCCGCCCGTGGGCCGACGGCGAGGTGTCTCCGGCCGACATGTCGTCGCCGGAGCAGCACGACGTGGCGAAGGTGCTGGCCCGGTGGTGGGCCGACTGTGCGACGACCGGCGAGGACGGCACGTCGGACGTCACGGCCCCGTTCGGCCAGGACTGGCCCGGCCTCGCCCCGCCCGGCGACCTGGCGGAGGCGCCCGACGTGCTCGCCGACGAGTGCGCGGAGTTCCTCGTGGACGGGCGGACGCGTCTCGGGCTCGTGCCGGCCGCCCGCAGCGCGGACACGCTCGCCGTGGTGGGCTGGTACGGCCCGGCGAACCACACCGGCGACGCCGGGGAGATCTCGGCGGTGCTGCGGAGTTGGGAGGACCGGTTCGGCGTACGGGTGGTCGGCGTCGGGTTCGCGACGCTGAACCTCAGCGTCGCCGCGCCACCGACGTCGACCGGGCACGCCTTGGCGGTCGCGGCCGAGCATTTCGCCTTCTGCCCGGACAACGTCTGGCAGGGCGCCGGGTCCCTGACCGCCTACGCCGAGCAACTCCTCGGCCTGCACTCCTGGTCGTTCTGGTGGGACTGACGACGGATCGGAGCTGGTAGGACTGGCGCCGGAGAGCGTTTCGTCGGACACGGCCGCCGTCCGACGCCACCACGTCCGACGTCGCCCCGCCGCCCGATGTCCCGGCGGTCAGCCGACGGCGGCCGTCGGCTGCGGGCTGCGCCGGGGTACGGCGGCCAGCGCCAGCCCCAGCAGCGCGCTCGCCGCGCCCACCACGAACAGCAGCGAGCCCGCCGGCTGACCCAGCCACTCCCACAGCGGGTGCCACGTCGGGTGCGGCTCGGCGCGGTGATGCTGGAGCAGGCTCGGGACGGTCAGCAGTGCGGGCGTCCACCAGAGGAACAGGGTGATCGCGAACAGGACGCTGACCGCTCCCCGGGCGGGATTTCCCGCCTCGGTGCGCCGGCTGGCCCAGCCGAAGACCAGCCAGCCGAGGGCCGCTCCCAGCAGGCCACCGGCGACGCCGGCCGGCAGCACGGCCGGCGGGGCCGTCCGGCTCAGCGCCAGCGACAGGTTGCTGCCGTCGGGCGAGGGCGGGGCGGCCACCTGGAGCTGGAGGACCGTGTCGCCGCGCCGGGCGAGCAGGGTGGTGTCGGTGATCGTGACGACCTGGGCGCACGTCTTGTCGACACAGCCCGGGTTGCTGCGGACCTCCGGCGCGTACACCTGCCAGCCGGTTTCGCGCAGGCGCCGCTGCGCCAGGGCGAGCGTCTCGTCGGCGGGCATCGGGGGTGTGCCGGCCGTGCCGGCCACGACGGCGCTCTGCTGGTATTCGCCGCCGTCCCCGAGCAGCAGGTTGTCCAGCGCCCGGACGGTGAGCGGCTGGCTGTAGAAGGTGAAGAAGGCCGGCGCCAGGTCGACGTCGCCGAGGTCGTGACCGGGCAGCACGGCGGCGAAGACGGCGGCGGTCTCGGCCCGGTCGGGCTGCGGCGGAGAGGTCTCCCAGGCGGCCCGGGTGGCGAGGGCGGCGGTGAACAGGCCGCAGATGACGGCGGTGAGGGTGGCCCAGACGCCGACCGTGCGGCTGGCCGGTCGTCCCAGCCGGCAACGCAGGCCGTGCCGGATCAGGTTGGCGGCCTCGCGCGGCGTCGGCCGGGTGCGGTCCGGCGGCGCCGCGTCCAGCAGTACCCCGACCATCTCGTCGGCCCGGGCCTGCCGGTAGGCGCGGGGGTGGCAGAACAGCAGCCGCCGGTAGCGGCGGGCGAGCGGGTCGCCGGTCGTCGG is drawn from Micromonospora sp. NBC_01740 and contains these coding sequences:
- a CDS encoding alpha/beta fold hydrolase; translation: MDFTLPDGRVLGWAEYGDPDGPPVVFLHGTPGSRISRPDDTALAGVRLITVDRPGYGRSTPVRQPTLLGVADDVGALMSSLRIERFGLIGFSGGAPYAVACGARFPHRLTGVVAAGFTGPYRELRTVGGWQRFQAWALRTVPGFGPRYVTRAAAWYAEDPLKQHRQLLAAGQDPWMQPYEESNREGARQGAAGLASDWLATDIRPWGFRLRDVPCRVLIWAGRHDPGRAVPDAPLIAARIPNAMVRISEDAAHTPSPAHWQAMLTWATSG
- a CDS encoding SAM-dependent methyltransferase — its product is MNSQDRSTYLAAAAANLTFNSPLGEERVADLVRRLTPTGPGWRALDLGCGNGELLLRLCEAHGIAGDGVERHAIDCERARLRATERGAAERVTFHGADAATWDRPAHLVVNVGAGQIWGDAARALAALHRLTLPGGRLLFADGFYQASPGVQVREIFGDMPDLAGLAQLAVDAGFRPLHVAVSTLAEWDDFESDWRAGIERLGTPEARAFADERRVEYLTGYRDVVGFGWLILTPA
- a CDS encoding nucleotidyltransferase domain-containing protein, producing the protein MTADMDADEVHAVLAALTAAGCRAWIGGGWGVDALVGHQTRAHRDLDLAVAAEQEAAALNALGRLGYVVETDWRPVRVEVVADGRGRVDLHPLAFDEAGDGHQASLDGGTFRWPKGCFTTGTIAGRRVDCISVTQQLLFHSGYEPRDVDRADLAWLHRLATRPAPGDERRP
- a CDS encoding DUF4253 domain-containing protein → MISDLSRLLSSLPPATLPPGRTVEPEDGGPPPYWLSDAPVDPGLWARMRSRHPESGLWPLLLSGLSSDESRPWADGEVSPADMSSPEQHDVAKVLARWWADCATTGEDGTSDVTAPFGQDWPGLAPPGDLAEAPDVLADECAEFLVDGRTRLGLVPAARSADTLAVVGWYGPANHTGDAGEISAVLRSWEDRFGVRVVGVGFATLNLSVAAPPTSTGHALAVAAEHFAFCPDNVWQGAGSLTAYAEQLLGLHSWSFWWD